AAGTCCGGTGGATACTTTTCCAGTTTAGAGGTTATATATGATAGACAGGAAGATAGGTTGGTTTATAAGAAACTACTCTGAGGTGTTTCTCTACCTTCTGCTTTTAGCAAGTCTTTTGAGTCGCAAAGTATTTGGACTTCCTGACCTCTCTGCCTTTGTGCTCCTCTCTCCACTAATCTTCTTAGATGACCCTTTCAAATGGAAGAATAAGTGGAACCTCTCTGTAATCACCTTTCCCGCGACTCTGCTCACAAGCATAGATCTTTATAACCTCCTTAACATGACCCTTTCAGCCTTTGCAGAAGAGCTGTTCTTCAGAGGTTATTTGATGCGCAGATACAGTAATATTGTAGTATCTTTTATGTTTACCATACCTCACCTATTACTATATCAAAACCTTCAGTCCGCACTGACTTTTTTCCCTTCGCTCATCTATGGTGTTGCTTACCAAAAGACCCAATCTCTGATCTTTGTAAGCCTTCTGCACCTATACTCTAACTTGATATACAATTATATTTAGCGGGCGTAGCTCAGGGGTGGAGCGTCTGCTTCCCAAGCAGAAGGTCGCGGGTTCAAATCCCGTCGCCCGCTTTTTTCCACATGCTTTCAAAGTAATCTTCGTATTTTTCTGCGAGCCCTTGGCTGTGTATAATAAGAAGGTTTTCGTAGTTGATTTCCTCTGCGCTAGCGGTCCAGTTATAACTACCTGTAATCACTGTTTTTCTATCTATTACTGCGAACTTGTTATGCATCAACCCTTTTATGAACTTTTTACCCTCTACAGGTAGAAGCTTTACCGGTA
The DNA window shown above is from Hydrogenobacter hydrogenophilus and carries:
- a CDS encoding CPBP family intramembrane glutamic endopeptidase produces the protein MIDRKIGWFIRNYSEVFLYLLLLASLLSRKVFGLPDLSAFVLLSPLIFLDDPFKWKNKWNLSVITFPATLLTSIDLYNLLNMTLSAFAEELFFRGYLMRRYSNIVVSFMFTIPHLLLYQNLQSALTFFPSLIYGVAYQKTQSLIFVSLLHLYSNLIYNYI